Proteins co-encoded in one Variovorax terrae genomic window:
- the holA gene encoding DNA polymerase III subunit delta encodes MQIAAPQLSQHLQRGLKSLYTLHGDEPLLVQEAADAIRAAARAQGYTERSSHTVAGAHFDWSEVLAAGGSLSLFADKQIVEIRIPSGKPGKEGSPAIQQLAESAQGNDSTLTLFMLPRLDKMTKGGAWFSALESFGVTVQVDPVERAALPPWIAQRLALQGQRVTAGEEGQRTLQFFADRVEGNLLAAHQEIQKLALLYPPGELNFEQVESAVLNVARYDVFKLSEAVLGGQAARVQRMLDGLQAEGEAEVLVHYTLAEDIRALKRVKDAVGQGRPLPMALREQRIWGLKERLFERVLPRLSSTTVDNLLHAAHQVDGIVKGLKAPGWPTEGWQALHRLAMMLCRECAAPARAG; translated from the coding sequence ATGCAGATCGCCGCTCCCCAACTCAGCCAGCACTTGCAGCGCGGCCTGAAATCCCTGTACACCTTGCACGGCGATGAGCCGCTGCTGGTGCAGGAAGCGGCCGATGCGATCCGCGCGGCCGCGCGCGCACAGGGCTACACCGAGCGCAGCTCGCACACCGTGGCGGGCGCCCATTTCGACTGGAGCGAGGTGCTGGCCGCCGGCGGCTCGCTGTCCCTGTTCGCGGACAAGCAGATCGTCGAGATCCGCATTCCTTCCGGCAAACCCGGCAAGGAAGGCAGTCCGGCGATCCAGCAACTGGCCGAAAGCGCGCAGGGCAACGACAGCACGCTGACCCTGTTCATGCTGCCGCGGCTGGACAAGATGACCAAGGGCGGCGCCTGGTTCTCGGCGCTCGAGAGCTTCGGCGTCACCGTGCAGGTGGACCCGGTGGAGCGCGCCGCGCTGCCGCCCTGGATCGCGCAGCGGCTGGCCCTGCAGGGCCAGCGCGTGACGGCCGGCGAGGAGGGCCAGCGCACGCTGCAGTTCTTTGCTGACCGCGTCGAAGGCAACCTGCTGGCCGCGCACCAGGAGATCCAGAAGCTCGCGTTGCTCTATCCGCCAGGCGAGCTGAATTTCGAGCAAGTGGAAAGCGCCGTGCTCAACGTGGCGCGCTATGACGTGTTCAAGCTGTCCGAAGCCGTGCTCGGTGGCCAGGCCGCTCGCGTGCAGCGCATGCTCGACGGCCTGCAGGCCGAGGGCGAGGCCGAGGTGCTGGTGCACTACACGCTGGCCGAGGACATCCGCGCGCTCAAGCGCGTCAAGGACGCGGTCGGCCAGGGCCGCCCGCTGCCCATGGCGCTGCGCGAGCAGCGCATCTGGGGGCTCAAGGAGCGGCTGTTCGAGCGCGTGCTGCCCCGCCTGTCGTCCACCACCGTGGACAACCTGCTGCATGCCGCGCACCAGGTCGACGGCATCGTCAAGGGGCTGAAAGCGCCTGGCTGGCCCACCGAGGGCTGGCAGGCGCTGCACCGGCTCGCGATGATGCTGTGCCGGGAATGCGCGGCGCCGGCCCGGGCCGGCTGA
- a CDS encoding alpha/beta hydrolase family protein, with the protein MQTGQWILRRAWAVLLAAAAACPAFAQRVPFDSGDANFSAEGLVKGVAADEAACARVRDAVWARPASGQPECIRYWAAGLPASGQAARVLVYIPGDQLVFDEPERGYASRHPRAMQQLAGDMQATLGVPLIVLSRPGTFGSSGEHRQRRREHEARLTDAAVDAIKARHGVAEFGLVGLSGGGHLVAALLGWRADVLCAVPASSVSSPRLRWQAFGRDRDLTGFADSYEPVDHLRPGVAHSGLRVFVLGDPKDTNVPWHTQTPLAERLRAIGVDTQVLTGEGSDGQRHALGGSGRQVGAKCLQGAPTQDILDLAAKGLKG; encoded by the coding sequence ATGCAAACTGGCCAATGGATTCTGCGCCGCGCCTGGGCGGTGCTGCTCGCCGCTGCGGCGGCATGTCCCGCGTTCGCCCAGCGGGTCCCCTTCGACTCCGGCGATGCGAACTTCAGCGCCGAGGGGCTGGTGAAGGGGGTGGCAGCCGACGAGGCCGCCTGCGCCCGGGTGCGCGACGCCGTCTGGGCGCGCCCGGCCTCGGGCCAGCCCGAATGCATCCGCTACTGGGCCGCGGGCCTGCCCGCCTCGGGCCAGGCCGCGCGCGTGCTGGTCTACATTCCTGGCGACCAACTGGTGTTCGACGAACCGGAGCGAGGCTATGCCTCGCGCCATCCGCGCGCGATGCAGCAGCTTGCCGGTGATATGCAGGCGACGCTGGGCGTGCCGCTGATCGTGCTGTCGCGGCCGGGCACCTTCGGCTCGTCCGGCGAGCACCGGCAGCGCCGGCGGGAGCATGAGGCGCGGCTGACCGACGCGGCGGTGGACGCGATCAAGGCCCGGCACGGGGTCGCCGAATTCGGGCTGGTGGGCCTGAGCGGCGGCGGCCATCTGGTGGCGGCCCTGCTCGGGTGGCGCGCCGACGTGCTCTGCGCCGTCCCGGCCTCGTCCGTCTCGTCGCCCAGGCTGCGCTGGCAGGCCTTCGGGCGCGACCGCGACCTGACCGGCTTTGCGGATTCCTACGAGCCGGTGGACCACCTGCGGCCCGGTGTCGCCCACAGCGGCCTGCGCGTCTTCGTGCTGGGCGACCCCAAGGACACCAACGTGCCCTGGCACACCCAGACGCCGCTGGCCGAGCGCCTGCGCGCCATCGGGGTGGACACGCAGGTGCTGACCGGCGAGGGCAGCGACGGGCAGCGGCATGCCCTGGGCGGCTCCGGCCGCCAGGTGGGCGCGAAATGCCTGCAGGGAGCGCCCACGCAGGACATCCTTGACCTGGCGGCCAAAGGGCTGAAAGGCTGA
- the gshA gene encoding glutamate--cysteine ligase: MVPHLITALTGPINELEQRILDSMPAIERWFRLEWMEHTPPFYSSVDIRNAGFKLAPVDTNLYPGGWNNLTPEMLPLAVQAAMAAIEKICPEAKNLLVIPENHTRNTFYLSNVAQLKRIFHMAGLNVRIGSIDPEIKQPTTVDLPTGEQITLEPVIRSRRRLGLKDFDPCTILLNNDLSAGAPGILEDLHEQYLLPPLHAGWSVRRKSRHFQAYEEVSKRFGKLLGIDPWLINPLYAKCGEVNFAEGSGLDCLTSNVDALLTKVRRKYKEYGINEKPFVVVKADNGTYGMGIMTVRDVKDLEVLNRKTKNKMSIIKDGQPVSDVIIQEGVLTNERMNEAVAEPVVYMMDRYVVGGFYRIHAERGVDENLNAPGASFVPLAFAESSHLPQPGQKPGASAPNRFYMYGVIGRLAMLAASYELEATDPDAEIYD, encoded by the coding sequence ATGGTTCCGCATCTCATCACGGCCCTGACGGGGCCCATCAACGAACTCGAACAACGCATCCTGGACTCCATGCCGGCCATCGAGCGCTGGTTCCGCCTGGAATGGATGGAGCACACGCCGCCGTTCTACAGCTCGGTGGACATCCGTAACGCCGGCTTCAAGCTGGCACCGGTGGACACCAACCTGTACCCCGGCGGCTGGAACAACCTCACGCCCGAGATGCTGCCGCTGGCAGTGCAGGCGGCCATGGCGGCGATCGAGAAGATCTGCCCCGAGGCCAAGAACCTGCTGGTGATCCCGGAAAACCACACCCGCAACACCTTCTACCTGAGCAACGTCGCCCAGCTCAAGCGCATCTTCCACATGGCCGGCCTGAACGTGCGCATCGGCTCGATCGACCCCGAGATCAAGCAGCCCACCACGGTGGACCTGCCGACCGGCGAGCAGATCACGCTGGAGCCCGTGATCCGCAGCAGGCGCCGCCTGGGGCTCAAGGACTTCGATCCCTGCACCATCCTGCTCAACAACGACCTGTCGGCCGGCGCACCCGGCATCCTGGAAGACCTGCACGAGCAGTACCTGCTGCCGCCGCTGCACGCGGGCTGGTCGGTGCGGCGCAAGAGCCGGCATTTCCAGGCCTATGAGGAGGTGTCCAAGCGCTTCGGCAAGCTGCTGGGCATCGACCCCTGGCTGATCAATCCGCTGTACGCCAAGTGCGGCGAGGTCAATTTCGCCGAAGGCTCGGGGCTCGACTGCCTGACCAGCAACGTGGACGCGCTGCTGACCAAGGTGCGGCGCAAGTACAAGGAATACGGCATCAACGAGAAGCCGTTCGTGGTGGTCAAGGCTGACAACGGCACCTATGGCATGGGCATCATGACGGTGCGCGACGTCAAGGACCTCGAAGTCCTGAACCGCAAGACCAAGAACAAGATGTCGATCATCAAGGACGGCCAGCCCGTCAGCGACGTCATCATCCAGGAAGGCGTGCTGACCAACGAGCGCATGAACGAGGCCGTGGCCGAGCCGGTGGTCTACATGATGGACCGCTACGTGGTCGGCGGCTTCTACCGCATCCACGCCGAGCGCGGCGTGGACGAGAACCTCAACGCCCCCGGCGCGAGCTTCGTGCCGCTGGCGTTCGCCGAAAGCAGCCACCTGCCCCAGCCCGGCCAGAAGCCCGGGGCCAGCGCGCCCAACCGCTTCTACATGTATGGCGTGATCGGCCGGCTGGCCATGCTGGCGGCCAGCTACGAGCTCGAGGCCACTGACCCGGACGCCGAGATCTACGACTAG
- a CDS encoding LacI family DNA-binding transcriptional regulator → MDKRRITINDIAAHAGVSRSTVSLVLQKHPRIPEETAEKVRQSIAALGYTYNRNAANLRRRTSQAIGLVINDIRNPFFAQLTSAVEERAAEAGYMVYLVESAEQPARQERLLESFIEHDVAGLIVCAATGTPPQAFDRFLAAGIPICMAVRPYPDARLDFAGSDNYGGAKMATQHLIDLGHRRIAFLGGERENPVRIDRLAGYFSGLDARGIAFDPALVVESRPSLTSGVADVNAVMRLEARPTAMLCYNDFVAMGVMHALRCAGLTPGEHMAVVGFDGMPETEITHPPLSTVQLYGRKIGSDAAELLISRIGDPARPPTRRVEQATLIVRASSGRPLNANGE, encoded by the coding sequence ATGGACAAACGACGCATCACCATCAACGACATTGCGGCGCACGCTGGCGTTTCGCGCTCGACCGTTTCGCTTGTGCTGCAAAAACACCCGCGCATCCCGGAGGAAACAGCAGAGAAAGTGCGGCAGTCGATCGCTGCGCTCGGCTACACCTACAACCGCAACGCCGCCAATCTGCGGCGCAGGACGTCCCAGGCCATCGGCCTCGTCATCAACGACATCCGCAACCCCTTTTTCGCCCAGCTGACGTCGGCCGTGGAAGAAAGGGCGGCCGAGGCCGGCTACATGGTGTACCTCGTCGAATCGGCGGAGCAGCCGGCACGGCAGGAGCGCCTGCTGGAGTCGTTCATCGAACATGACGTCGCGGGCCTGATCGTCTGCGCCGCCACGGGCACGCCACCGCAGGCCTTCGACCGGTTCCTCGCGGCCGGCATTCCGATCTGCATGGCCGTCCGGCCCTACCCGGACGCCCGGCTGGATTTTGCGGGCTCCGACAACTACGGAGGGGCAAAGATGGCCACCCAGCACCTGATCGACCTCGGGCACCGCCGGATCGCCTTCCTCGGCGGGGAGCGCGAGAACCCGGTTCGCATCGACCGGCTGGCCGGCTACTTCTCGGGGCTGGATGCGCGCGGCATCGCTTTTGATCCGGCGCTGGTGGTTGAAAGCCGCCCCTCCCTGACCAGCGGCGTCGCCGACGTGAACGCCGTCATGCGCCTGGAAGCGCGCCCCACGGCCATGCTCTGCTACAACGATTTCGTGGCCATGGGCGTGATGCACGCCCTGCGGTGCGCCGGGCTGACGCCGGGCGAGCACATGGCCGTCGTCGGCTTTGACGGCATGCCGGAAACGGAGATCACGCATCCGCCCCTGTCCACGGTTCAGCTGTACGGCCGCAAGATCGGCAGCGATGCGGCCGAGCTGCTGATCTCACGCATCGGCGACCCCGCCCGCCCGCCCACCCGGCGGGTGGAACAGGCGACCCTGATCGTCCGGGCCTCGTCGGGCCGCCCGCTCAACGCCAACGGCGAATGA
- a CDS encoding glutamate-5-semialdehyde dehydrogenase: MNALNIAEYMQTLGLQARVASAQMARASAAAKNRALKGLARLLRENVAALQADNARDLERAVAAGLAAPMVDRLKLTPKVLDTCAQGCEQLAAMPDIIGEIIGMKQQPSGIRVGQMRVPIGVFGMIFESRPNVTIEAASLSIKSGNACILRGGSEAIESNKALALLVRQALAEAGLPEDAVQLVQTTDREAVGQLITMPQYVDVVIPRGGKGLIERISREAKVPVIKHLDGNCHVYVDDPCDIDMAVTVADNAKTQKYSPCNASESLLVARGVAQAFLSKIGAIYAAKGVEMRGDDAAVQILRSQAAINSVATVVPASEQDWSEEYLAPIISIKVVEGLDEAIAHINRYGSHHTDAILTRDHMHAQRFLREVDSASVMVNASTRFADGFEYGLGAEIGISTDKFHARGPVGLEGLTSLKWVVLGQGEVRL; the protein is encoded by the coding sequence ATGAACGCCCTCAATATCGCCGAATACATGCAGACGCTGGGCCTGCAGGCCAGGGTCGCTTCGGCGCAGATGGCGCGGGCGAGCGCCGCCGCCAAGAACCGCGCGCTGAAAGGACTGGCCCGGCTGCTGCGCGAGAACGTGGCGGCCCTGCAGGCCGACAATGCCCGGGATCTGGAGCGCGCCGTGGCCGCCGGCCTGGCCGCGCCGATGGTGGACCGGCTCAAGCTCACGCCCAAGGTGCTCGACACCTGCGCCCAGGGTTGCGAACAGCTCGCCGCCATGCCCGACATCATCGGCGAGATCATCGGCATGAAGCAGCAGCCCAGCGGCATCCGCGTGGGCCAGATGCGCGTGCCCATCGGCGTGTTCGGCATGATCTTCGAGAGCCGCCCCAACGTGACCATCGAGGCCGCCAGCCTGAGCATCAAGAGCGGCAACGCCTGCATCCTGCGCGGCGGCTCGGAGGCCATCGAGTCCAACAAGGCGCTGGCGCTGCTGGTGCGGCAGGCGCTGGCCGAGGCCGGCCTGCCCGAGGACGCGGTGCAACTGGTGCAGACCACCGACCGCGAGGCCGTGGGTCAGCTCATCACCATGCCCCAGTACGTGGACGTGGTCATCCCGCGCGGCGGCAAGGGCCTGATCGAACGCATCAGCCGCGAGGCCAAGGTACCGGTGATCAAGCACCTGGACGGCAACTGCCATGTCTACGTGGACGATCCCTGCGACATCGACATGGCCGTGACCGTGGCCGACAACGCCAAGACCCAGAAGTACAGTCCCTGCAATGCCAGCGAGAGCCTGCTGGTGGCGCGCGGCGTGGCGCAGGCGTTCCTGTCGAAGATCGGGGCCATCTATGCGGCCAAGGGCGTGGAAATGCGAGGAGATGACGCCGCAGTCCAGATCCTGCGGTCACAAGCCGCTATCAATTCAGTAGCAACCGTCGTTCCCGCGAGCGAGCAGGACTGGTCGGAGGAATACCTCGCGCCCATCATCAGCATCAAGGTGGTGGAGGGGCTGGACGAGGCCATTGCCCACATCAACCGGTATGGCAGCCACCACACCGACGCGATCCTCACGCGCGACCACATGCACGCGCAGCGCTTCCTGCGCGAAGTGGATTCGGCCAGCGTCATGGTGAACGCGAGCACCCGCTTCGCCGATGGCTTCGAATACGGGCTGGGCGCGGAAATCGGCATCAGCACCGACAAGTTCCACGCCCGCGGGCCGGTCGGCCTCGAAGGCCTGACCTCGCTCAAGTGGGTGGTGCTGGGGCAGGGCGAAGTCCGCCTTTGA
- the gshB gene encoding glutathione synthase, whose amino-acid sequence MNILFVADPLSTFKIYKDTTFSMMREAQRRGHRIAACEPCDLVWRSGAPVVATVREITLSGDAHDWFREDAAPLKALKDFDAIVMRKDPPFDSEYFYATHLLEQAEREGARVFNQPRTLRDHPEKLAIMEFAQYVSPTLVTRSADEVRRFHAEHGDIILKPLDGMGGMGIFRVRADGLNLGSIIETLNKDGAETIMVQRFVPEITQGDKRILVIGGQPVPYSLARIPQGSEVRGNLAAGGKGVAQPLTAKDREIAEALGPVLAARGLLLVGLDVIGDCLTEVNVTSPTCFQEITEQTGFDVPAMFIDALEQALKA is encoded by the coding sequence ATGAACATTCTCTTCGTCGCCGATCCGCTCTCCACCTTCAAGATCTACAAGGACACCACTTTTTCGATGATGCGCGAGGCGCAGCGCCGCGGCCACCGCATCGCGGCCTGCGAGCCGTGCGACCTGGTCTGGCGCTCCGGCGCGCCCGTGGTGGCCACGGTGCGCGAGATCACGCTCTCCGGCGATGCGCACGACTGGTTCCGCGAAGACGCCGCGCCGCTCAAGGCGCTGAAGGACTTTGACGCCATCGTGATGCGCAAGGACCCGCCGTTCGACAGCGAGTATTTCTACGCCACCCACCTGCTGGAGCAGGCCGAGCGCGAGGGCGCCAGGGTCTTCAACCAGCCGCGCACGCTGCGCGACCATCCCGAGAAGCTCGCGATCATGGAGTTCGCGCAGTACGTGAGCCCCACGCTGGTCACGCGCAGCGCCGACGAGGTGCGGCGCTTCCACGCCGAGCACGGCGACATCATCCTCAAGCCGCTGGACGGCATGGGCGGCATGGGCATCTTCCGCGTCAGGGCCGATGGCCTGAATCTCGGCTCCATCATCGAAACGCTCAACAAGGACGGCGCCGAAACCATCATGGTGCAGCGCTTCGTGCCCGAGATCACGCAGGGCGACAAGCGCATCCTGGTGATCGGCGGCCAGCCCGTGCCCTACAGCCTGGCGCGCATCCCGCAGGGCAGCGAGGTGCGCGGCAACCTGGCGGCGGGCGGCAAGGGCGTGGCCCAGCCGCTCACGGCCAAAGACCGCGAGATCGCCGAAGCGCTGGGCCCGGTGCTGGCCGCGCGCGGCCTGCTGCTGGTGGGGCTGGACGTGATCGGCGATTGCCTGACCGAAGTCAACGTCACCAGCCCGACCTGCTTCCAGGAAATCACCGAGCAGACCGGCTTCGACGTGCCGGCCATGTTCATCGACGCGCTCGAGCAGGCGCTGAAAGCCTAG
- a CDS encoding potassium transporter Kup yields MQSSKSSLPALTLGAIGVVYGDIGTSVLYAFKEVFASGHVPLTHGNVLGVLSLFFWTLTIVVSIKYVALIMRADNHGEGGLMALLALASQSVRNRPRSRRVLLMIGVFGVALFFGDGVITPAISVLSAVEGLEIVTPAAKPYVVLISLVVLVLLFMMQRRGTGDIGKFFGPVMVIWFIAIALMGVGQIIGNPGVLLAIWPGYAVEFAAQHYALAFITLGAVFLCVTGAEALYADMGHFGKMPIRLAWFTLIMPSLVLNYFGQGALVLADPKAVENPFYLMAPEWALIPMVVLATASTVIASQALISGAFSATKQTIQLGFLPRLTILHTSIRDTGQIYIPAVNWMLLVGVIAAVGLFGSSSALAAAYGISVSLVMVITTVLTFFVVRYGWGYPLWLCLLATGCFFIVDVAFFISNSMKIAQGGWFPLLLAAVLYTVLATWKRGRQLLNEKMHTDAIDLKGFLEAVFVEPPTRVGGTAVFLTAEPGTVPNALLHNLKHNKVLHEQNLFVTVRHHEVPWIGMDKRLAIEPLGHDCWQVVVHYGFKNDPDLPRALAMMRGRGCDLEAMSTSYFLSRDIVIPTIGRGMAPWREKLFAQMHRNASGAADFLNLPNNSVVELGSKIEI; encoded by the coding sequence GTGCAAAGCTCGAAATCCTCGCTCCCGGCGCTCACGCTCGGCGCCATCGGTGTTGTCTACGGCGACATCGGCACCAGCGTCCTCTACGCTTTCAAGGAAGTCTTCGCGAGCGGCCATGTGCCGCTCACGCACGGCAATGTGCTGGGCGTGCTGTCGCTGTTCTTCTGGACGCTGACCATCGTCGTCTCCATCAAGTACGTGGCGCTCATCATGCGCGCCGACAACCACGGCGAAGGCGGCCTGATGGCGCTGCTCGCGCTGGCCTCGCAGTCGGTCAGGAACCGCCCGCGCAGCCGGCGCGTGCTGCTGATGATCGGCGTCTTCGGCGTCGCACTGTTCTTCGGCGACGGCGTCATCACGCCGGCCATCTCCGTGCTGTCGGCGGTGGAGGGCCTGGAGATCGTCACCCCCGCGGCCAAGCCCTACGTGGTGCTGATCTCGCTGGTGGTGCTGGTGCTGCTGTTCATGATGCAGCGGCGCGGCACGGGCGACATCGGCAAGTTCTTCGGCCCGGTCATGGTGATCTGGTTCATCGCGATCGCGCTCATGGGCGTGGGCCAGATCATCGGCAACCCCGGCGTGCTGCTGGCCATCTGGCCGGGCTATGCGGTGGAGTTCGCGGCGCAGCACTATGCGCTGGCGTTCATCACGCTCGGGGCCGTGTTCCTGTGCGTGACGGGCGCCGAGGCGCTGTACGCCGACATGGGCCATTTCGGCAAGATGCCGATCCGGCTGGCCTGGTTCACCCTGATCATGCCCTCGCTGGTGCTCAACTACTTCGGCCAGGGCGCGCTGGTGCTGGCCGACCCCAAGGCGGTCGAGAACCCGTTCTACCTGATGGCGCCCGAGTGGGCGCTGATCCCGATGGTGGTGCTGGCCACCGCCTCCACGGTGATCGCCTCGCAGGCGCTGATTTCGGGCGCGTTCTCGGCCACCAAGCAGACCATCCAGCTCGGCTTCCTGCCGCGCCTGACCATCCTGCACACCTCGATCCGCGACACCGGCCAGATCTACATCCCGGCGGTGAACTGGATGCTGCTAGTCGGCGTGATCGCCGCGGTCGGGCTGTTCGGCTCGTCCAGCGCGCTGGCCGCGGCCTACGGCATCTCGGTCAGCCTGGTGATGGTCATCACCACGGTGCTGACCTTCTTCGTGGTGCGCTATGGCTGGGGCTACCCGCTGTGGCTGTGCCTCCTGGCCACCGGCTGCTTCTTCATCGTGGACGTGGCCTTCTTCATCTCCAACTCGATGAAGATCGCGCAGGGCGGCTGGTTCCCGCTGCTGCTGGCGGCGGTGCTGTACACCGTGCTCGCCACCTGGAAGCGCGGGCGCCAGTTGCTCAACGAGAAGATGCACACCGACGCGATCGACCTCAAGGGCTTCCTGGAGGCCGTGTTCGTCGAGCCGCCCACGCGCGTGGGCGGCACGGCCGTGTTTCTCACGGCCGAGCCCGGCACCGTGCCCAACGCGCTGCTGCACAACCTCAAGCACAACAAGGTGCTGCACGAGCAGAACCTGTTCGTCACGGTGCGCCACCACGAGGTGCCGTGGATCGGCATGGACAAGCGGCTGGCGATCGAGCCGCTGGGCCACGACTGCTGGCAGGTGGTGGTGCACTACGGCTTCAAGAACGACCCCGACCTGCCGCGCGCCCTGGCCATGATGCGTGGGCGCGGCTGCGATCTGGAGGCCATGAGCACCAGCTACTTCCTGTCGCGAGACATCGTCATCCCCACCATCGGGCGCGGCATGGCGCCATGGCGCGAGAAGCTGTTCGCGCAGATGCACCGCAATGCCAGCGGCGCGGCGGACTTTCTCAACCTGCCCAACAACTCGGTGGTGGAGCTGGGGTCGAAGATCGAGATCTGA
- a CDS encoding benzoate/H(+) symporter BenE family transporter: MRFFKDLSLSAFTAGFVAVLVGFTSSVAIVFQAAQAFDATPAQISSWMWALGIGMGLCSAIPSLILRQPVMVAWSTPGAAVLATAGLAGGFSMAEAVGAFMACAVLITLFGVTGWFERVMNRIPMAIASALLAGVLARFGLSAFAAAQTALPLVLLMLASYLLGRRWLPRYAVVLTLGIAIIYVAINDQLAWTSVTFDFAKPVFTAPRFTLAAFVSLAIPLFVVTMASQNLPGVAAIQAAGYRMPISKIITLTGVATLVLAPFGGYALNLSAITAAICMGREAHEDPARRYTAAVSCGAIYVVIGIFGAAVTGLLTAFPKELVAAIAGLALLGTIGGGLATSLREEPHREAALITFLVTLSGVSIAGVGSAFWGVVAGALALFVQQYGKRKPAA, from the coding sequence ATGCGTTTCTTCAAAGACCTGAGCCTGTCGGCCTTCACGGCCGGCTTCGTCGCCGTGCTGGTCGGCTTCACGAGTTCGGTGGCCATCGTGTTCCAGGCCGCGCAGGCCTTCGATGCCACGCCGGCGCAGATCAGCTCCTGGATGTGGGCGCTGGGCATCGGCATGGGGCTGTGCTCGGCGATTCCCTCGCTGATCCTGCGCCAGCCGGTGATGGTGGCCTGGTCCACGCCCGGCGCGGCGGTATTGGCCACGGCGGGCCTGGCCGGCGGCTTCTCGATGGCCGAGGCCGTGGGCGCCTTCATGGCCTGCGCGGTGCTGATCACGCTGTTCGGCGTCACGGGCTGGTTCGAGCGCGTGATGAACCGCATCCCGATGGCCATCGCCTCGGCGCTGCTGGCCGGCGTGCTGGCGCGCTTCGGCCTCTCGGCCTTCGCCGCGGCGCAGACCGCCTTGCCGCTGGTGCTGCTGATGCTGGCCAGCTACCTGCTCGGGCGGCGCTGGCTGCCGCGCTACGCGGTGGTGCTCACACTGGGGATTGCTATTATTTATGTAGCAATCAATGACCAGCTGGCCTGGACCTCCGTCACTTTTGACTTCGCAAAACCGGTATTCACTGCGCCCCGCTTCACGCTGGCCGCTTTCGTGAGCCTGGCGATCCCGCTGTTCGTGGTGACCATGGCCTCGCAGAACCTGCCGGGCGTGGCGGCGATCCAGGCCGCGGGCTACCGCATGCCGATCTCGAAGATCATCACGCTCACCGGCGTGGCCACGCTGGTGCTGGCGCCGTTCGGCGGCTACGCGCTGAACCTGAGCGCCATCACGGCCGCCATCTGCATGGGCCGCGAGGCGCATGAAGACCCGGCCAGGCGCTACACCGCGGCCGTGTCCTGCGGCGCGATTTACGTGGTGATCGGCATCTTCGGCGCGGCGGTGACCGGGTTGCTCACGGCCTTTCCCAAGGAACTGGTGGCCGCCATCGCGGGCCTGGCGCTGCTGGGCACCATCGGCGGCGGGCTGGCCACCTCGCTCAGGGAGGAGCCGCACCGCGAGGCCGCGCTCATCACTTTCCTGGTCACGCTCAGCGGCGTGTCAATAGCCGGAGTCGGCTCGGCGTTTTGGGGCGTGGTGGCGGGCGCCCTGGCGCTGTTTGTGCAACAGTATGGGAAACGAAAGCCTGCCGCATGA